A region of the Oncorhynchus clarkii lewisi isolate Uvic-CL-2024 chromosome 4, UVic_Ocla_1.0, whole genome shotgun sequence genome:
TCAGGCAaagtatcatcatcatcagcagcgTTTTAACGAGTACGAAAAGaaaaggacaacaacaacaagagtgGTAGTATAACAATATGATAGAAATAAGAACACGTGCTTGGCAACGTTTCTGTTTTTGAAAAACATTCCACCCAATGAGCTTATTGTTCAACCTCATACCTCCATGGTAAAACAAaggtgaggtagagagaatgaaagagtgtggaggagaaagagggagggtgtGGTAGAGTACAGAACACTGATAGTATCTCTCCAGCAGCAGGGAATGCTGGAGGAATAGTGGAGCAGCAGGGAATGCTGGAGGAATAGTGAAGCAGCAGGGAATGCTGGAGGAATAGTGGAACAGCAGGGAATGCTGGAGGAATAGTGGAGCAGCAGGGAATGCTGGAGGAATAGTGGAGCAGCAGGGAATGCTGGAGGAATAGTGAAACAGCAGGGAATGCTGGAGGAATAGTGGAGCAGCAGGGAATGCTGGAGGAATAGTGGAGCAGCAGGGTATGCTGGAGGAATAGTGGAACAGCAGGGAATGCTGGAGGAATAGTGGAGCAGCAGGGAATGCTGGAGGAATAGTGAAACAGCAGGGAATGCTGGAGGAATAGTGGAACAGCAGGGAATGCTGAAGAAATAGTGGAACAGTAGGGAATGCTGGAGGAATAGTGAAGCAGCAGGGAATGCTGGAGGAATAGTGGAACAGCAGGGAATGCTGGAGGAATAGTGAAACAGCAGGGAATGCTGGAGGAATAGTGGAACAGCAGGGAATGCTGGAGGAATAGTGGAACAGCAGGGAATGCTGAAGAAATAGTGGAACAGCAGGGAATGCTGGAGGAATAGTGGAACAGCAGGGAATGCTGGAGGAATAGTGGAACAGCAGGGAATGCTGGAGGAATAGTGAAGCAGCAGGGAATGTTGGAGGAATAATGGAACAGCAGGGAATTCTGGAGGAATAGTGGAACAGCAGGGAATGCTGGAGGGATAGTGGAACAGCAGGGAATGCTGGAGGAATAGTGGAACAGCAGGGAATGCTGGAGGAATAGTGAAGCAGCAGGGAATGCTGGAGGAATAGTGGAACAGAAGGGAATGCTGGAGGAATAGTGGAACAGCAGGGAATGCTGGAGCAATAGTGGAACAGCAGGGAATGCTGGAGGAATAGTGGAACAGCAGGGAATGCTGGAGGAATAGTGAAGCAGCAGGGAATGCTGGAGGAATAGTGAAGCAGCAGGGAATGCTGGAGGAATAGTGGAACAGAAGGGAATGCTGGAGGAATAGTGGAACAGCAGGGAATGCTGGAGCAATAGTGAAGCAGCAGTGAATGCTGGAGGAATAGTGAAGCAGCAGGGAATGCTGGAGGAATAGTGAAGCAGCAGTGAATGCTGGAGGAATAGTGAAGCAGCAGGGAATGCTGGAGGAATAGTGAAGCAGCAGGGAATACTGGAGGAATAGTGAAGCAGCAGGGAATGCTGGAGGAATAGTGAAGCAGCAGGGAATGCTGGAGGAATAGTGAAGCAGCAGGGAATGCTGGAGGAATAGTGAAGCAGCAGGGAATGCTGGAGGAATAGTGGAACACTGTCTTTacaccactctgttctgttcatcATCACATCACATGCTGTTTGATCGTTGCTTTTCGACAGTCTCCCCCCGTGACATCCAAACTTATTTCATGTATTTTTCACATTTGACTTATTCCTATTCAGAATTTAgttgtttgtttaaaaaaaaaaaacgaaagcaAAGTTCTTTGGAATGTCATAACTCTGGGTTTTCTGGAAAGAAAGACACGTTTCACCCGGTTGTGCTGTAAGTGCAGAAACACCTCTAAACGTTGTCTTCTGTGCTAGAGGAATTCATAGCCTATGATTAGTGTCAAAACGAAATGCTTGTCTCATCTGGATCCAACTGAATTCACTGCCAGACAGGCATGTACCATAGATTAGGGTTTCCCAACTCCGGTCCCCCAGTATCCCCCAAACAGGACACGTTTgtaatgaaccccccccccccccaaccatgattcaacttgtcaagagCTTGAAGATCAGTTGACAAGTAGAATCAGTTGTGCTTGTCCGGGGGCCTCAACCAAAATATGTTCAGTCGGTGGTACCAGAGTACTGGAGCTGAGAAACGCTGCCATAGCTAGGCCACATCTAGCACGCTGTGACCGACTGCTACCCGCAGAGGCCCCTGTTTGTCACTGTATCGGTGGAACTTATAAGCTCTGATTCAAGGTCAGTTTAACCTTTTCGCCCGTCAAACAACTGGAAGTGAGGATTTGGCGAAGAGAGAGCTGGTCCAAAGACCTGTGCTTAGGGATAACCCGCTGCAGAAAGAATGGCATGATACGCCACATTGTCCAAGGCTGGGGAGGCGATGGTCAACGTTCATCGTAGCATGTTGTGCagacattaaaaaaataaatgtctaaTTGTACCTAATGTGTTCCTTTTGTAATCTGACACCTGTGTGCTTCTCAACTGTAAGGGCTTCTTTATTTGGTCGGATAGTCTGTCATCTATGTTCATCCGTTTTAAGAGTTCAATTCTCTAAAGATATGGCAGTAAGCTTAGTGTCGTGGTGCAGCTTCAACCCTCCTCCATCATTCCCATCAGGCATTGCACCGGGTCACATGACAGGAACAACATGTCCCCGCCCAcccaccccaccaccacacaggtaatatcatcatcatcaacacagtaTATGAAAACACTTGGTAGTTATAGAGTCATACacgctcagacagacacacagacagataacgGGTTGATAACCGAGGACTTAAGAAATCAGATAGATCTTTTTCTCTGCATGTTTTGTTTTCCTAAAATAAAGTatgattgtattgtattgtatagtagtCTTGACAGTTTCTTGGTAGAGTTCacaacacacacgcgcacacgcacacacacacacatacacacacacacacagggttcctGCAGGGGATTGGATGAGGGAAGGTAAAGAGTAAGAGCACCAAATGAAGACGTGGGGAGAAGATCCAATGAAAGAAAgaacagaacgagagagagagagagagagagagagagagagagagagagagagagagagagagagagagagagagagagagagagagagagagagagagagagagagagagagagagagagagagagagagagagagaggaaggaggagagttTTCCTTCAGAGAGAGGACTCGTACTGCAGTAACTCATAGAGAAGCGGTCCATCCCTATACCTGATGCCCACCGCGTTGGGGCTGATGTACTGCAGTACGTTTATGGTCCTGCGCAGTCGCCGGTCCACAAAGTGTGCGTCCCAGGCCGGGTAGCGCTTTCTGGGCATGTCTATCTTGATGAGGGGCCCCTCTGGCCGGATGGGTCTCCCGGCCGCGTCCACCGGTTCTGTGGACCTCACCTGGAACACAGGCAGACAGGTGTCTGTAGCCGCTTCATACTCTCCTTCATAGTCCCCTGCCATGGCCCGTGTCGGGGTGGCCTGGGAGCCTCTGGGACCCGGGGTGGGGGCCATGGGTTCGGCCTCAGGGGGCAGGGGGAGCCCCCACAGCAGTTCAGCGCAGCAGGAGGAGGCCAGGACCCGGAGCCCTGGGCCCATGGGGTGCAGCACCCCGTAATACAGCACCATGCAGGCCACGCCCGAGGCGAAGCACAGGAAGACGCTGCAGAGGGCGGAGCCGGCGTAGGCGTCGGTGGTGGCGGGGTCACGGTAGGCGTACCAGAGAGCGGTGAGCACGGCGTTCTCCAGTAGCACCACGGTGTAGTAGGTGACCATACGGTAGCGCGTCCGACCCTCTCTCACGTTGAACCAGCAGAACACATAGACCACACCCACAACCATGTTAAACAGGACTTCCTCCCACTTGGACATGCAGAAGTCGGTGCCACCGTGGATTACCCAGAAGGCCATGGCGCACCAGTGCAGCACCACGAAGATGCCGAAGTAGAGATGGAACACGGAGGCGAACAGGGCGAAGGAGAGGACCCGGGAAGAGATGGTGAAGAGACGCCAGAACAGGTGTACCAGGGCCCCACGGTAGCTCAGACTCTTCTTGTCGTCACGGGAGTCACGCAGGAGCTTGTGATAGGAGGCCAGCAcccaggacagagacagcagagaggcAAGCACAGACatacctgggggagagagagagagagagacagagagagagagacagagagagggagagagagagagagagagagagagagagagagagagagagagagagaaggggagacagagagagagacagagagagagagacagagatagagagacagagatagagagacagagagagggagagagagagagagagagagagaaggggagtaagagagagaggaaagaagagtgagaaagagtgggagagagagggggagagagagagaatgtgtgggagagagagcaagagagagcgagagagagtggcagagcaGAAAAAAGTAATGAACAGAGAGAacaattaagagagagagagagaggggggggggaatagagagaagacaaggtgatAATTTCTGTCTGAGAGAAAGGAAGAATCAGTGTCTGCAGGACAGTCAAACTGTTTGATGAGAAACTGGTGAGAAATCATTTATGTAGAAAAATGCTGATTTATTCCTAGCCTTGACTCAAAGAATAATCAAATTAAACACATAATGCCATTTTAGCTAAATATTATAATAAactatttaattaaatattgAACTAGCAAAACGTAAATTTGAATATGCATGTTCATTGCAGTGAACGGGTGAATCAAACTGTTACGTTCTAAAATAGTGTGATATTCAGAAACATTATTGATGGTTAAAACACACTACTTTTCCAtattagattattattattattattattattatttcttgtTTACTACACCAGTCCATGTTGATCGAGACATCAGCATTGACATCAGCAATAACATCGGCATAGCAGTCGATGCTCTGCTATCACCTGCAATATGAGAATTGGTCAGGCATTTACAGCTCCCATCGATTGAGCTCCACAATAAATGCACCGCTgtgataatatatataatatatacttcaACATTCAGGAAACTTAACGTTtgttatttgttgtattattccCCATATTATTTTTTCACACACGAAACAGTTTGAATCAAAATGGCACTTAATATCAAATTTCCAATGCATGTTTTGTGTCGAAATCGGAGAATGGGATATTCAGGAGTATTCTTTTATACCTACAATCAGAAAGAATGAATGTTGAAAGTTTGCTAACaaatatcaataataataataatgatatttAACCCAACACAGAGCCCTGTGGAACCCCTATTCTTCTTACATTGCAGGGTCTCGGCCCGGTTCCTCTGGATCATGATACAGAGCTGCAGGACCAGCTGAGGAGCTGACTCCAGGAAGGTCTCCAGCAGACGCAGCATGTTGACGTCAGCGTACTCATACATCATGGCCCAGTAGAACCGCCTCTGGTTCTCCTTCCGACGATGACTCTGGATGCCCAGGTACATGGTACGGATGTACCTGACAGAGGAGacgtggagagaaagagagagaaatatatttaACCCAACACAGAGCCCTGTGGAACCCCTATTCTTCTTACATTGCAGGGTCTCGGCCCGGTTTCTCTGGATCATGGGacgtggagagaaagagagagagaggaaggaaggaaggaaggaaagaagaggGGAGATTAAGTCTAGTTCAGAGGTTTCCAAACTGGGGTCTGCGGTCCCCTAGGGGTCCACCAAGGTATGCAGGGgttccacatttttttttattaacaatTTTTTTAgtgaaaaatatttatttttttgaatatCGCTAGCTGACACAGAATACCATCGTGGATACCGttgcagagcaaagggggaaccactacttcaaggtctcagagcaagtgacgtcaccgattgaaacgctatttaacgcgcaccaccgctaactaagctagccgttacACATCCGtctcacatccgttacacttgcTCAGCCCTTCGTTTcccgtagtccacaatcagctccttttgtcTTGTCAATAAATTGAACTTGAATTTCTTGATTTGAAACTGTGTCTGATGTGTTGACGATTAATGACAGTGATCAAACAAACGTCTCACTTTCCCCTTTTGCTGCAtgtgagtgcacacacacacacacacacacacacacacacacacacacacacacacacacacacacacacacacacacacacacacacacacacaggacaagataatacacagagtgtacaaaacattaggaacacctgctctttccatgacagactaaccaggtgaatccaggtgaaagatatgatcccttattgatgtcactggtTAAATCCACGTCagccagtgtagatgaaggggaggagacaggttaaagaaggatttttaagccttgtgcCAATTGAGACattgcttgtgtatgtgtgtgtcattcagagggtgaatgggtaagacaaaagattgaagtgcctttgaacggagtttggtggtaggtgccaggcgcaacggtttgtgtcaagaactgcaacgctgctgggtctttcacgctcaacagtgtaACATTGTAACAGGGTAACATCGTAAcatggtaacagggtaacagggtaacagcgtaacagggtaacagggtaacagggtaacattGTAACATTGTAATAGGGTAACATTGTAACAGTgtaacagggtaacagggtaacagggtaacagcgtaacagggtaacagggtaacagcgtaacagggtaacagggtaacagggtaacagcataaagggtaacagggtaacagggtaacagggtaacagagtaACAGTGTAACAGGGTAACATCgtaacagggtaacagggtaacagggtaacagcgTAACAGGGTAACAGCgtaacagggtaacagggtaacagagtaACAGGGTAACAGTGTAACATTgtaacagggtaacagggtaacagggtaacagcgTAACGGGGTAAAAGGGTAACAGCGTAACAGGGTAACAGCgtaacagggtaacagggtaacagggtaacagcgtaacaatataataatgtaatctgttactcaTTCATTCACCAGTCTCTTCGGTTTAGTTCGACATTCACTGAAGTGATTTCAGTGCCAACAGAAATCGTATTTCAATTCCATCATGTAGAATTTGTAGGATATTGAAtattttttgaatatttttaaTTTGTAATGCCCAAACGGAATAATTTTATTTCATGATTGGAAACTGAACTGAATGAATGTCGCATTCAGTTAAAACATAACATTTCAATTGAATTGAATATTCAAATTgaatatttatatattcagtTTCAATATAGTAGATATTACATTAACTGTCTGTGTATCAAGTTTACAAACATTCCAAGTTTATCAAAGTTTCATATATTCAACTCTCAGATACGTTCAGATTCAGTTTTCAAATTAAATTCTCGAAATTCAGATTCAAAACCAGAcacaacatcctggtactttgccagccaggaaagagaaagagagagagagggagaacagatagAATCGAACTCTCTCTGTGGTAAACAGTAGCTTTTGGATGATTTAAGAAGCCAATGTGGCATGAATTTATTTTCTTCCTATGAATTTGGTTTTAGCGTTTAATATACAGTTAACCTCTCATGACCTTTTGAGAATATTCTGGAAGCTTCTATTGTCCATAACTTACAGTTGAAATACTATGACTGGGTATGCAAAAATATAATGTTTTATAGTatgtttaaatgccaggatgtcatactcatGGTTAGTAGTGTAGCTCCATTTGGTAGTGTCTTTAGAATCCCCTCCACCTAGTAGTGGAGAGAGCTGCATGTCTGGCCAACTAGCTTGCTGGCTGGCCTAGCAACAATCTCTGTCTGCCTAACTGAGCTGGCACAGTGTCTAAATGCATCTACCCTTGATGTGAAGCCATTCAAGCGAGGACAATAGCGTGGCAGGGACAGAAATAGCTTTTTCtctaactcccccccccccctccctcctctgtctctctctatctctccctctctctctccccctctctccccctctctatatctctctacctctctctctccctctctctctctctctctctctctctctcccctctctccccctctctctctctctctccccctctctatctctctctccctctctctctctctctctctctctctcccctctctctctctctctctctctctctctctctctctcaaaacaaacAGTGAAGTGAGGACGTAGTTGTACTTCTAAATACAGAGTGCTATCACAGAGTGTCTTAGTCATTGAGAATCACGCTGGTTTTGCTTTCCAGACATCACCACAGTTGcaatgggaggggaggggaggggaggggagaggagaggagggatgttgttgtttgtgtctaaATTAAGAGTCGGTTATGCACAGTTCAGTGTTAGGCATAAAGGGGTCATGTTAGGTTCCGATGCTCATGGCTGTTGTTTTGTCTGGCTGGCGTGAGGGCAGTGGAATACTAATTACTATTTACCTCTAAATCTATTCTAAATAACCCAAAATTGGACCATTGGGGGTATTCCAGaaagcattattattattaaggtagccagctaactttgatgTCATCATTACCAGTCAAACCAACCTGGACCCAGGGGTAGACGTCACACAATAAATGTAAATCTGAGACGCTCCAACTAGATATGTATATGTTAGGAATTTGACAAACGTATGATATgtttacgaattacaatttgttgtagcTAACGTATGCTAGGTGGCTAGGTTGCTAATGCTATCGTTATCTAGGTGTCTAGGTAGATAATGCTatcgttagctaggtggctaggttgCTAATGCTatcgttagctaggtggctaggttgCTAATGCTatcgttagctaggtggctaggttgCTAATGCTatcgttagctaggtggctaggttgCTAATGCTatcgttagctaggtggctaggttgCTAATGCTatcgttagctaggtggctaagattagctaggctaggggttagtgATAGGTCTTTAACTCAAGTTAAAGTTACGGTTAAACCTCTTAAATGTAACTACATATCCTCTCAAATGTGATCTATGTATTTAGTTATTTATCATGAGAGgaccataaacaataactagcaATACTGCATACTCCAAGAATGAttcaaatctcacctttctgatcttttttttgtatgtaaattgctgaggtgtagtcacttttgaggacacaagctcaagtgtacagtacaaatatgaaaatatgaaatattttataCGAcgtatttcctattcaacaaaactgtatgaataaggcttgaaatgacttatatgctttctaaatatattataatgaaattataaaactgctaactataagatttcaccttccttataactgtaaaatacatatttgaatgtttagtgttagagaaaatgtgcatattttctaaaggtctctcttgatcaaaacATCTGCCCCTAATCTTCTCCATTTATGACAATCAgaaagtgtttttttgttgtttaaaaTCTATGAATAATTTTAGATTAATGGCTATAAATCGATCTCTGAATGTGCTATAGTGATAATTGCACTCTCTCCTTAGATGTAAGCATGGCAGgcatgtgctttgtcagtggCTGTGACGGTAGGGTTCGGAACAAGGAGTCGATGGTCAGTCAGAGGAGCGAATTAaaatggtaggagggacatcCCAGTTTCAAGTGGTGTCAGATTACACTACTGTGTCCGTGGGAACCAGTACcagaaataaacaattaaaaatgAACAGTGACCATCACACTCCAAAAGAGTGTAAATTGCAAAAGAATAAAAACAttccaaatgtcatattatatatatacagagttgtaatgatgtgcaaatagttaaagtacaaaagggaaaataaatcaacataaatatgggttgtatttacaatggtgtttgttcttcactggtctctctctatttctcagtgcatgctgggagtctTTTGTTGTTGAGAAGCCATATGGAGGGCTCCATCCTTacttcaaatcaaaccaaatgtatttataaagcccttcgtacatcagctgatatctcaaagtgctgtacagaaactcagcctaaaacccccaaacagcaagcaatgcaggtgtagaagcacggtggctaaaaCTCCCTaaaaaaggccaaaacctaggaagaaacctagagaggaaccaggctatgtggggtggccagtcctcttctggctgtgccgggtggagattataacataacatggccaagatgttcaactgttcataaattaccagcatggtcaaataataataatcacaggcagaacagttacttattttcttgattttttactTAGTGTTTTCTTTCAATTGTTATTatctatggtggagggttaacGCACTGTTAGTTTAGCGGTACCCACTGGTTAATTTCAAAGTTacggaggaagaggacagaggttTAGTTTCCTGGGGTTTTGCGTGATGGCTTCGCAGCCTAGCACGGAGGAGATGCTGTCATTAcggcatggattcaggtgtgttcctgatattggagttaaggtggaggaggtttcTCCTCTTTCGACTCCTTCGACTAGGGTGGTAGTTGCGAATCTACATGATTCAGATGATCAAATCCGGAAAGAACGGAATCGGTTTGGTAGGTTTGTACTGTCggcaggttttcaggcagatgccgttaaacacggcagggtagcctagtggttagagcgttggactagtaaccggaaggtctagtcaggttatagatggtggtgtaaatgaggctgggtctagtcatgttagtcatgaaaggaggtgggaggggaggggctgaggggggagaggaaaggaggtgggaggggaggggctgaggggggggggctgaggggggagaggaaaggaggtgggaggggaggggttgaggggggagagaaaaggaggtgggaggggaggggctgaggggggtgaggaaaggaggtgggaggggaggggcttgtgtggtctaaggcactaagGAACCTTTGCCTGGTGCTGGGGGGGAGGTCCCGACTAGAGAGAAAGGGCAGATGGTCAGGATGGgcgatggagatgaggaggaggatggtgagtCTGAAGAAGAGGACGATGAGGAGGCTTTCTTattcagactcctcttcaatgggtccagagctgacagccagtcaggCAGAGGGGTCAAAGTTCACGTTGAGGGAACCgtcaaggttcctgaatgagacttAACAGAGAAAAAAGGTTGATCTTGAAGCTCTTTTTTTTTTGCgatcaggatttttttttaagaTCAGTGCAACACGCTATGAaaaaatgaggggcatggtgtcctctcacccaggaaacgtttaaggttgaggaagtgggtcacaaccaTGCGCAAGCCTTTACCGTCAGATGTTGTTTAGATTAATAGTTGTCTTCTGGCATTGGTGCTTTTTGAGCTTTCCTATTGGGTCTCTTTCTCTGCAATTGGTCTCTTTCTTTCCTATTGGTCTCTTTCTctgctattggtctctttctctgctattggtctctttctttcctattggtctctttctttcctattggtctctttctttcctattggtctctttctttcctattggtctctttctttgctattggtctctttctctgctattggtctctttctttcctattggtctctttctttcctattggtctctttctttcctattggtctctttctttcctattggtctctttctctgctattggtctctttctttcctattggtctctttctttgctattggtctctttctttgctattggtctctttctggtggaaaggggcaagtgtgcCGAGCCATGGGACAGATCCTAGtacaggggtggcagtcctttagcaccggggctgtctgtgtgttgatccaTGGGACAGATCCTAGtacaggggtggcagtcctttagcaccggggctgtctgtgtgttgatccaTGGGACAgatcttagtgcaggggtggcagtcctttagcaccggggctgtctgtgtgttgatccaTGGGACAGATCCTAGtacaggggtggcagtcctttagcaccagggctgtctgtgtgttgatccaTGGGACAGATCCTAGtacaggggtggcagtcctttagcaccggggctgtctgtgtgttgatccaTGGGACAGATCCTAGtacaggggtggcagtcctttagcaccggggctgtctgtgtgttgatccaTGGGACAGATCTTAGt
Encoded here:
- the LOC139407907 gene encoding XK-related protein 6, which codes for MAAKSDGRGVIRGFAQLHNLDEVVGTGEGDPREGSSFHICHCCNTSSCYWGCRSACLHYLRGKGKGRGGGGGDTVLGRPPQEERLWLDCLWIILALFVFFWDVGTDLALAIDYYHKHDYLWSGLTLFLVLVPSVLVQILSFRWFVQDYTGGGLGSVEGLSNRRATAGLSAQGRDRCCLLSVWLWQTLIHIFQMGQVWRYIRTMYLGIQSHRRKENQRRFYWAMMYEYADVNMLRLLETFLESAPQLVLQLCIMIQRNRAETLQCMSVLASLLSLSWVLASYHKLLRDSRDDKKSLSYRGALVHLFWRLFTISSRVLSFALFASVFHLYFGIFVVLHWCAMAFWVIHGGTDFCMSKWEEVLFNMVVGVVYVFCWFNVREGRTRYRMVTYYTVVLLENAVLTALWYAYRDPATTDAYAGSALCSVFLCFASGVACMVLYYGVLHPMGPGLRVLASSCCAELLWGLPLPPEAEPMAPTPGPRGSQATPTRAMAGDYEGEYEAATDTCLPVFQVRSTEPVDAAGRPIRPEGPLIKIDMPRKRYPAWDAHFVDRRLRRTINVLQYISPNAVGIRYRDGPLLYELLQYESSL